The sequence below is a genomic window from Lolium perenne isolate Kyuss_39 chromosome 4, Kyuss_2.0, whole genome shotgun sequence.
ccgcttcatcccactatgccacaaagatgcaaagtactcaaactaaagataacaagagcatcaacgcccacaaaaccattgtgttctactcgtgcaaccatctatgcatagacgcggctctgataccactgtaggataatgttgcatagaaaacaaaaaatttcctaccgtgaacacgcaatccaagccaagatgcaatctagaagacggtagcaacgaggggtttatcgagtctcacccttgaagagattctaaatcctacaagaggaggctcttgttgctgcggtagacgttcacttgccgcttgcaaaagcgcgtagaagatcttgatcacgatccctccggcgccacgaacgggcagcacctccgtactcggtcacacgttcggttgttgatgaagacgacgtccacctcccgttccagcgggtagcggaagtagtagctcctcttgaatccgacagcacgacggcgtggtgtcggtggcggtggagaactccggtggagcttcgctaaagcacgcgggagatatggaggagaggggggcggctagggtttgggagggggtggccggccacttcaaggggggcggccagcttgtggtcttggggtggctggccccctccccttggccctcattatataggtggaacacccaagagttggtctacaagtcttcgaataagaccccaaaccaaaaccttccataactcatgaaacctacccaagctaggactcccactagaggtgggagttccaccttccttgggagggggtggccggccccccttggggagtccacttgggactccttccccttagggttggccggccatgggttccttggtggtttcttccggacttttctagaaccttctagaaccttccatagaaccttccgcatcattttaaatcacataaaatgacatcctatatatgaatcttattctccggaccattccggaactcctcgtgatgtccgggatctcatccgggactccgaacaaatattcgaactccattccatattcaagttctaccatttcaacatccaactttaagtgtgtcaccctacggttcgtgaactatgcggacatggttaagtactcactccgaccaatagccaatagcgggatctggagatccataatggctcccacatattcaacgatgactttagtgatcaaatgaaccattcacatacgataccaattccctttgtcacgcgatattttacttgtccgaggtttgatcttcggtatcactctataccttgttcaacctcatctcctgacaactaCTCTTtaatcgtaccgtggtatgtggtctcttatgaacttattcatatgcttgcaagacattagacgacattccaccgagagggcccagagtatatctatccgtcatcgggatggacaaatcccactgttgatccatatgcctcaactcatactttccggatacttaatcccacctttataaccacccatttacgcagtggcatttggtgtaatcaaagtacctttccggtataagtgatttacatgatctcatggtcataaggactaggtaactatgtatcgaacttatagcaaataacttaatgacgagatcttatgctacgcttaattgggtgtgtccattacatcattcatacaatgatataaccttgttattaataacatccaatgttcatgattatgaaactaatcatctattaatcaacaagctagtttaagaggcatactagggacttcttgttgtctacatatcacacatgtactaatgtttcggttaatacaattatagcatgatatataaacatttatcataaacacaaagatataaataataaccactttattattgcctctagggcatatctccttcaatattcacacatcttccccagtttgcgcaataaccatctgggaacctagagtttgccaaatacctacacaaatgtctcttctgttccttcgaaagcgtccacggtgcagggggcttcgcataagttactgctgcatcatcatcatccttcacaattttcttcaaccaatacttctcccagattttgaatttcttcaaatcaattctagcactaacagtgtccttattcctgccctcaagttcaagtagtgtaccaacaatattgtcacatatgttcttctcaatatgcatcacatctaagttgtgagctaacttaagttctggccagtacggtagatgatgtaagctgactttcaggtgccatgttggttcaccgggtacagttgcacgcttccgctttctacttattggatttttcccatgttcaaaatccttaaccctttctaccttctcagctacctctttgggtgtgtacttccttggtggatctctagtctcagttttaccattgaaaagtctgcttctcctgtatgggtgacctttatcaagaaatcgccgatgcccaatatatccaattttgtttttcaaagattcatagcaaggattctcatcgcaatgcacacacgcatgaaatcctcttgtgcttcggcctgacatagtggcatatccaggataatcatgaatagaccaaagaaacgcagcatgcaatgggaaatattcctctgtgcatgcatcaaatgtctgcacaccactccatagctgcatcatatcttttatcagtggctgcataaatacatgaaaatctttccctggggaatactttccggggattagcaatgccatcatgtaattcgattgatccatgcacatccatggtgggaagttgtaaggaatgacaaaaacaggccacatactgtaaggattactcatacttccaaagggactgaagccgtctgtggcaaaacctagtcttatgttacgaggatctttagcaaaccaatgaaacttggcatcaaagtgcttccatgcctcaccatcagcagggtgcctcagtacattgggctcatcaaccctcttctctttgtgccatctagtatgtgtcgacatttcctttttaacaaatagtctctgcaaccttttaattataggaaagtaccttaacaccttgtgagggattttcttttttgcagtagggtctctatatcttgataatccacaaacatggcagtgcgtatcgtccttgtgatctccccaaaataaagaacaatcaaacttgcatacatgaattgtctcataaccaagcccaacatcagaaagaacactcttagcatcagcatatgatttgggaaagtccacacgtggcaaagctgtacgtaaaagctgaagtaagagatcaaatcctctgtttgttatccggctgtatgatttgacatgaaggagcttaataatgaacgacaacctagtgaaagtggtgcatccctcatgaagttcttttttggctgactcaattagattagcataaatatttggcaggttaggacctttatttctagacttctgcagttcatcgatcatactagacgattcatcaacataacaatcaccattgtcttcctcttcatcattgtcactatcatacacaccatcatcgtttctatcccgcccttcgtcatcactaaaaccttccccatgtcgagtccatcttgtatacgtcatggacatacctgaacaattgcagtgatcctcgactgtttttatatcctgacgtatcagatttaggctgtgcttgcaagggcacaagattggttcatctgtattgtccaagtgttctcgcgcaagcttgatgaaatccctaacacctgccatgtactttgttgtgaacttctgggtgccatcagttatccaacttcgatccattgcctacaattcagttaagaatatgccaacgttcttcagaacagatcttgacaactgattaaaaaatctagacctagcgaacaatcaggagaactcaccgatgatgcgtctcgccgcctccacaatggagccttcacggatttcttctcacctcgacgagaaccctagtcgattcgactgttagcaagatcaactagataggccgtgtctgctagcggcgcgacttaaacgaggcacccgcggccgacataaatattaataaggaaattattatgtcgtaacatctacatcacaccattgaaataaatatgtagaatagactagttacggatccagatcaaaactccatatctaccttagcggtaacactccgcgtcggtcacgtcaaagccctggttcgattcttccaaaacacaatttttacttaattaaatatgttcctgacaagtgggtcacgcatgatatataaaactaataacatttaataaagtaacttagtattatttacctgctatgtgggtccgttgtatatgcaaatcacggtttacatacaccacgatctttgatttcgtcacctattaacagacacgatggaagcccttcccggttgggtaatgggtgacgattttttgttgacgaaaaatcataccttcaagcattaccttaaatgcatgatggaagatgaattcgtcacttataaggacacatccatgacggtatgcatttttgtcaccagggttttcgtcaacaaatatcacatttcttgtagtgtaaCCCCGAATTTCTATGTTTGTGATAGTTACAACTGGGGTCATAACTGACCTATGTTGCTTATATACAAATGGAGTTGCAACTAACAGAGAAACGCTCTGAATTCCATGCTAACCCCAAGTTTCTATATTTGTCTGAGTTGCAAGTGGGGTCACAACTGACATTTGTTGCCGAGTTGCAAGTGGAGTTGCAAGTGAGAGAAATGCTTTGGAGTCCATTCTAACCCCGGATTTCTTTTTTTGTCCTAGATTCAAGTGGGGTCGCAACTGACCTTTGTTGCCCAGTGAGAGAGAAATGATCTGAAATCCGTGCTAACCTCGAATTTCTCTTTGTCTCAGTTGCAACTGGATCGCAACTGTCCTTGTTGCCCAGTTGCAAGTGGAGTTGCAGGTGAGACAGAAATTTTTCGGAATTCATGCTAACCCAATTTTATATTTTTGTCCCATTTGTAAGTGGGGTCGCAACTGATATTTGTTGCCCAGTTGCAAGTGGAGTTGCAACTGAAAGAAAAATGCCCCATGATACGTGCTAACCGTGAATTCTATTCTTTATCTCAGTTGCAAGTGGGATCGCAACTGACTTTTGTTTCCATTTGCAAGTGGAGTTGCAACTGAGTGAGTAATGCTCCGAAATCCGTGCTAACCCTGAAATTCTAATTTTGTCCCACTTACAATTGGGTCGTAAGTGACCTATGTTGCTCGGCTGCAACTGCATTTGCAACTGAGAGAGAAAGGCTTTGAAATCAGTGTTAACCCCGAATTTCTTTTGTCCTAGTTGCAAGTGGAGTCACAATTGTTATGTGTTGCCGAGTTGCAAGTGGAGTTGCAAGCGAGAAAAATGTTATGAAATCCGTGCTAACCCTGGATTTCTAGTTTTGTCCTAGTTGCAAGTGGGGTCGCAACTGACCTTTGTTTCCCAGTTGCAACCGAGATAGAAATGATCCGATATCCGTGCTAACCTTGAATTTCTCTTTGTACCAGTTGCAAGTGGGGTCGCAACTGGCCTTTGTTGCCTAGTTGCAAGTGAGAGAGAAATGCTCCGGAATTCGTGCTAACATCGATCTTCTATTTTTGTCCCACTTGCAAGTTGGGTCGCAACCGATATTTGTTGCAAGTGTAGTGGCAACTGAAAGAGAAATGCTCTGGAATCAGTGCTAACAACAAATTTCTATTGTTTATCTCAGTTGCAAGTGGGGTTGTAATTAACCTTTGTTGCCAGTTGCAAGTGGGGTTGTAATTAACCTTTGTTACCAGTTGCAAGTGGAGTTGCAACTGAGTGACAAAAGCTCCAAAATCCATGCTAACGCAAAATTTCTTTTTTTGTCCCAATTATAACTGGGTCATAACTGACCTATGTTGCTCAGTTGCAACTTAGAGAAAAAGGTTTTGAAATCCCAAGTAACCCCGAATTTCTATTTTTATCGTAGATTCAAGTGGGGTCACAATTTATATTTGTCACCAAGTTGCAAGTGAGAGAAATGTTCTAGAATCTATGCTAACCTCGGATTTCTATTTTTGTTCTAGTTGGAAGTGGGGTCACAACTGAGCTTTGTTGCCCACTTGCAAATGAAATTGCAATCGAGAGAGAATTCTCCAAAAACTATGTTAACCCCATATTTCTCTTTGTctcattttaaaattttaaatttgatCGTAACTAACCTTTGTTGCCTAATTGCAAATAAAGTTGTAACTAAGAGAAAAATTATGAATCTATGTTAGTTTCAAATTTGATCCTTTTGTTTCATTCATCGGAATCATACAAGTCCGCGCCCACTGGCAACTTCTGAATAGCACGCCGGTAAGATTCCTTCCGATTCTATCACTAGTTTTTGTTCTcttttttaattttatttttcatagacaaaAGGACAAAAACACGTATAGAGTATAGTATGTAAATCTTTAAAGTATTTTTTtcgaaacacagtacaatcaaaggcgctcatacatacgcgcacacactcacccctatgaacacgcacgcacaccctacccctatgagcacctccaagatACTGCATCGAAGAACTGATCCGGCGGGTCttaagattgacgaagtcaccacaggcgcctcgctgtcgacgggaacgtcgcctcccactaaagaatattccgcctttatgagacaccaaaatGTCAAATCTGAAATTTAAACTCTAGTGGACTGGAGGTAtaactgccctcctaaccatccaagcaCAGGTTGGGTCTCAATCTTCAAAGTATCCACCGCGTGCTGTTTCTTTTCTCCAGCGAGCGATTGAAGGAAGGAACAAACAGAGTTGCTCCAGACTTTTTTGGTCACGTACCCCCGTTTGAGCCAGCCATGCATGGCACCACGCGCCCACCTGGCCACAAATTCCATGCAATTACCTGCTAAATCAATAGCAAGTCCAACAAAACAAATAGGACCCACCAAGCAACAACAACAAATCCGGGCTCAATCTTAGCCCAAGAAAAACAATGGCATCGATCAATCTACTGAGAGCTAAGCTAACTCTCAGCTGCGCACTATATACTCCCTTTAATATATGTAAATATTTTCGGTTCGAATGTTTGACCCGATCACCGTGTTCATTTACACCATATTTAGTGTGGCTTGGATGGTGAATACGCGTTTTGTGGGACGGCTATTGTAATTAAATTATTTCTTCAAACTGCATTAGACAGGAAAAAGTTCATTACGTGCAAAACATgtgtctcttgctagtacttcctCCATTTCAATGAATAAATCATCCTCGTTTTATGTGGTTTTTCTTTGATCAAAAATTATTTTAATAtataaaaaatttaaaataaatTAACATTATTggaaagtgtttttcaatacgagtcgaacgatactaattacaataTATTTAAAATTTTGTTCCTTAATTTTTCCGTTAAAGTTCGTATTGAAATACGTGTGCGTCTTATTCGTTGAAACAAAGGTAGTAGTAGTTTCTCTGGTTGGTTGACACGTGGGTTTGCAACTCCACGATAAATagtccccgctatattaatatagcaaacaccgatacaagatagataccaccgctggggcaaacagcacaacaaagcccaaaagaaaacaaaagaagaagaaaaaaggaaaacaatGTCGACAAAGCCGGATCGACGAAAACAGTGATGATCCGCAAGCGCTGCGCCCTCCGGAGAATTCCACCACGATCTTGGCCCTTCGAAGCGCCGCATACCAAAGCAGCACCTTCGAGAAGGgatgcgacgatgacgacgctgctgcccggacaaatcctagggtttcccccgataTGCGGGAGGGTTGTGGGTAGGGGAAGCCTCGacgcccttcaagaaggaaggCGGCGCCCGCGAGCGTCACCGTGTCGGTGCCGGCCATCGGACAAGGATTTCTCCCGTCCCCCAAAGAACCACGACCCGGACACTCCATCGCGCTCCGCCAATCTTGCCGCCCACCAACTCGCGCCACCACGATCTTGCAATCACCATTGTCGTCTCACCGTGGCCCAAAGACGACGACCGACGAAACCGGGAGGAGACATCCCGAGCCTAGGAGGGTCTGGACAGCAGCCAAGCGAGAGGGTACAACCTCCACCGCCAGCTGCGGCGACAGACCGGACGCAGCTACAGGAGCATACCAGGCCCCTCTGGCCCGGCCGAGCCCGGCGGGCTCGTGAAGCTCCCGTGGCCGCGCTGCAGTCCGCGCACCGCCGTCCTAACCGTCCTCAGCCGGAGCATCTCCATCGGCCGCCAGGAGCAGACGCACCAGATCTGGCCCGTCCAAGCCCAGATGGAGCCCAAAGGGCCCAGGTCTGGGCCAGGAGGCGCCGCCGCTGGCCTCCGCGCCGCCCCGCTGCCAagtggccgcgccgccgccatcgacccACCCGGAGCTGCGCCACCTGATAAATAGTTAATTATTACGGCAAGATGCAATATAGCCGATCTAAAGAAATGGCAATAGTACGTCATTATATTTCATCCAAAAGATAACATTGCCTTTTCGATCACATCTTATAATAATGACCGTTAATCCAAAATAAAGTGGTGGAGAATAAAACGACTCTTGCTAAACTATTATCCTATGATTTCTTATGGACAGCTCTTGCCGATTTTGGGGTTTCCGTCTACGTTCACAGTAACGCCGGAAGGAAACTTGACCGGACCGCACAACTGGTTGTCGGCGGCATCAAACACCTTGGGATTGACAAGGCCGGAGACGTTTGGCAGTGGCCCGAAGAATGTATTGCCAGCCAGGTGGATCTCCACGAGTCCAGTCATGCCGAGGACGAAATCTAGACGTCCGGTGAACTTGCCGGTGTAGCCATCATCGTCTTGTCTGCTGATGTCTAGGAATTTTATATTGGTGTTATTGCCAAAGGACGGGGGCACCACACCCCAGAGCTGGTTCCTGGCCAGCGAGAGTCTCTCGAGAGCAGGGAAAAGTGTTGTGTTGCCGAAGTATGCAGGGGGCTTTCCCCAGATTGTAACGTTGTTGGCCGAGAAGCTTCTAAGGGCGGGGCATGGCGGCACCTCCGTGATGTCCCCCATGATAACCTTGTTGTCGTCGAGGACGACGGTCTCGAGAaaagggaaggagcggaagaagcCTTTCGGCATGATCTGGAAACAATTGGACTGTAAATTGAGATTCGTCAAGAGGTTGAGTGGCCTTGTGAGGATGGGAAGGTCATCGCCGAGGCAGTTGAAGCTGAGATCGAGCTCCGCGAGGAACCTGAGGTTGACGAGGTCGGTGCCGGAGAGAGTGCCCTTGAGGCCGGCTCGGCTGGCGCTGATCGCGGTGACGTGGCCCAGATCTTTGTCGCAGTGGACGCCTGACCAGGTGCCGTCGCATGGATCCGCCGATTTCACGCCCCAGCCAAGGGATCTGTCCGCGCCGGTGGACTTGGCGATGGCCTGCATGGCCGCGACGTCCGTGGCGTCCGTGGGCGCAGCGGCCGAGAGACGGCAGCCATCGACGCCCAGCAGCGTGACCAGGAAGAGGATCAAGGATATTGACATTGTTACTGAAATATCTCTGGGGGATACGAAGCAATTGTCCCACACGATCGCACTTGCCCTCGCAGCCTCGATCACTTATATATAGTCGATTCTACGACGGCACCACGCTGCATCATTTGCAAATATTTAAGGCATGGGCTGCTACCGAATCAAGAAATACCATATATACTGCAATCTGCACTGCTTACCGTAAACTAGAAATAAATGGCAATATACTCCTTCATTCGTGCAAATTACTTACTATAGCAAGATCTCCACACATTATGGCTTGTGAATGTATGCTAACCAAATGTACGTGCGTGCATAGTCAAAAC
It includes:
- the LOC139839032 gene encoding receptor-like kinase TMK2, whose product is MSISLILFLVTLLGVDGCRLSAAAPTDATDVAAMQAIAKSTGADRSLGWGVKSADPCDGTWSGVHCDKDLGHVTAISASRAGLKGTLSGTDLVNLRFLAELDLSFNCLGDDLPILTRPLNLLTNLNLQSNCFQIMPKGFFRSFPFLETVVLDDNKVIMGDITEVPPCPALRSFSANNVTIWGKPPAYFGNTTLFPALERLSLARNQLWGVVPPSFGNNTNIKFLDISRQDDDGYTGKFTGRLDFVLGMTGLVEIHLAGNTFFGPLPNVSGLVNPKVFDAADNQLCGPVKFPSGVTVNVDGNPKIGKSCP